In Delphinus delphis chromosome X, mDelDel1.2, whole genome shotgun sequence, the DNA window TAGTTACTGGGGACTGGGGGTGGAGGAAATGGGGGGATATTGGTCAAatggtacaaatttccagttataagattaacaagttctgaggatctaatgtacaacatggtgattatagctagtaatactgtattatatatttgaatgttgctaagagagtagattttaaatattctcaccccaaaaaagaaatagTGATTATGTGACAGGATGGAGGTGgtagctaatgctatggtggtagtcattttgcaatatatatatatatatatcaatcaacaggtcatacaccttaaacttacacaatgttatgtcaattatatctcaataaagctggggaaaaataaCACTAGCGTATGGCAGAAGGACACCttagaaaaaaaggtaaattaaaaattatccacCCTGTCTTTTAGCTAATTAAGGGTGTTCGCTTTTATCAATTAACTCCTATGTTCCAGCACTACTTTAGCAGTTTACccacattacctcatttaatcataTGATATAAGGACTCTTAGTATCCACATCTTGACAGCTCATCTATCATTTCAACACATCCTCCTTTTTGGTCTAAATATTTTCCCACTCAATATGTGGGAAACATATCCATATAAACCCCACCCATTCTCCCATTCTATCATCTCCGTTACTTCCAACCGAGCCTGTatccaacatttttattttccaacaaTTACACAAAACATCAATATacattacagataagaaaatacagatgagGGAAAAGATTCAAATATTAAATTCATGCACTGTCTTATTACTCATagccatttttcttattttggtatATAGCCTTATAGAAGTTTTAatgcatgtaaatattttatatttctcaaaaatgGAATACACTATGTATATGGTCATGTAACTGGCTTTTCCACTTAAAATAtatgctgagggcttccctggtggtgcagtggttgagagtccgcctgccgatgcaggggacacgggttcgtgccccggtccgggaagatcccacatgccgcagagcagctgggcccgtgagccatggccgctgagcctgcgcgtctggagcctgttgctccgcaatgggagaggccacaacagtgagaggcccgcgtaccacaaaaaaaaaaaaaaaaatatatatatatatatatactgaattttCTCCATGTAAATAAGTGTAGTTGCCCATCAACATTTTCAAGAGCTGAATAATGTTTCAATACCTTAATTTCTTAGCCAAGTGCCTATTTCAAGACACTTGGGTCATTCACAGTTTTCCACTCTTCAAAACAGTGCAAAGATGCACAAACTTGTACAAGCCAGTTATTTCTCCTAAACCAATTATATCTCCTAAGGACAAATTTGtataagtggaattactgggtcaaagaacATGCACATCTTGAAAGCTTCTGAAACATGTATCCAAATGGATCTTGTACCAAGTATGCTCCCACCAGCACAGTTTGAAGGTGTCCCTCCACCCACACCCTCACCATACTCTGGGTTGGAAGAGAGGTGGATCTTCTCCAGTATGGATGCCAACAGCCCTCTCGAGGTTCCATAAAGACCCTGCCCCAACCAATCTTGTAAAAGAAATCTGATAGAAGcactaaaaattattcttttatattttctcataatttcaaaataatcactAACATATTCACTCCCATAGACACCAGAGTTGGACAAGAAAGAGGATGTTTTCCTATCAAATGCCCTCAGGACCCTACAATAAAATTGTCCCTCTCTGTATGTCCCCAGGATAGGTTCCAGCACTTCTTCATTCAAAGCAACTCtcacttccttcctccccttgCCACTCCCATTGCCACCAGTGAAATTTCACGCCTTTAGCATCTATGCCTGAACTATGGTGGTAACTTCCTAAGTGGTGTTCCAATCTCCAGTGGCCACTCCTGTCCCCACTCCAACTCTGACCCATTCTGCACACAAGTCAGCCACATAACGTTCCTTTCATCCTGTCACTCCTCTGGTCACAAAAGGGTTTGGTGTCTCCCAGGGGTTGGTGGAATAATATACAGACACCTCAGTTTAGAAATCAGGGATCCTCCATGAATGGAACTCATCCAACTGCTAGACTGTATTTTCCatcactcccctccccacactttATTCCACAGAGGAGGCACAGCTTCCTTCTTCTGTGGAGAAAAATTCCCACCTCCATGCCTTTCTTCCCATCACTCCTCCTTCCTCCAATGCCCTTCCGCCCTGTTTTTATCCCATCCTTCATGCCCAGTTCTACTTAAGTATCCGGAGGAGAGCACTGTTGCCTGCAGAAATAGGAAACAGATGGCCATGATTAGAGGTTCTCAGTTTTGTTAgtatctttttgtttccatacatcTTGCCTCTCCAAATATATCATAAACTCAAGaacatgataattttttttttgctggttaAAACACACAACTTTATTGATGAAACACAAGATTAACAAATGTAAACCAATACAAAAGTATAGCTTATTCGTGATTAGTTCGCTGTCAGTTTAAGTAGAGGAAAGAGTAAAAATATCTCAATCTAGGTAGCAAGATGGAATCAATAAATGCTTTCTTTGTACAAGCTCTAGTATTCATCTGACATCCTTAAAATGGTCTAGCCTAAAACCAACCATCACAACCAGCATCACTGTTGATATGTGATATTCATTATTCCAAAATAGCAGCTGAAAGGATCTCTTTGACATATAAGCACAGTGAAAAGCAAAGAATTTACAAAATGCATTGTTCCCAAGTGCAAACTAAAAAAATTACCTCAGTATTGTTTGGGACAGACCCCCAGTTAAAGTTTGGTCAATACTTTTAGGACTTTTACTTTCACGACCAGATCACTGTGATTTGCTAATGCTTTGATTTTCTTAACACACACTCCAGATtctttgaataagaaaaaaagtgaacttCTGCTGAATTCTTTCCTGGATGAGGCAAGCCCTTCATTTTTTATGTTGTCATTTATATTCTCAAATAGGGTAAGGATATTAAGAAGAATCTCTCTGTCCCATTCTTTATTAAAGAGGGAAATCAATTCTGATGGTACTTTACAACTGACCAGCTCTCTTGTCATGGCTGGATTTTCAGTAAAGTTTATGATTAGTTTCATAATCTGAATCTTGGTGAAGTAATTTCCCAGGAATAACAAAGCAAAAAAgtctggaaaagaataggaaagcaAATGTTGGTAGTGATTTGTCACAGTCATGTTGGTTAACAGCCTTAGACCAGCCATCTGCACAGCTGAGTCCAAACGACAGATCATGGTGTCATCACACACTTGACTGATATATGTCTTAATCTTGCCCTGATTTTCCGCGTTCACACTCAAGTTATTAAGGGCATTGTACGCCTTTTCCCTAATAATGGGATCTTTCGTTTTTATCAGTTTTGCAATAATTGGGAGACCACCCAATTCACGAATGGCATTTTGGTTAAATGAATATGCTGCATTGTTACCCAGAGTGACCAAGGCTACTTCCTGAATAAAAGGATCACTAGTTCTTTCTAGGATGTTAAGGACCTTTTGAAGGTCAGTAGCACCCAGAATATCATCAATTTTATAGGGAAAGTTGAACTTGCCCCTTCGAACAGGCCATGATGTAGCTGGAGTCCTGGCGCTCTTACCTCTGGTCCTTCCCTTGGACTTGCCACTAGTCCTGCCCCCAGTCCTAGCTCCATTCCTCACAGGGTGGCAGCCTCCACCCCTGACTCCTGGGCAGGGTAAACCAGGTGTAAGGGTCCTGGTTCCGGAGATGGTACCCAACCTGGCCCCTTTGCCCGCCTTTGCACTTGCCTGTTCCTTCAGGGTGCTGAAAAGGGCCTTGGCCTTGGCCTCTAGGCCACCTCCACTCTGGGCCTTCAAGTGGGCCTCTGCCTTTACATTAGATCCACTCCTGAGTTCCACGGACACCTCAGCCTTGGCCTTTGAGTCACCCTGAAGTCTggctccagcccctgccccagcatTAGCCTTAGCTCCTTTCCCAGTCTCTGCAATATCGCTAGAttcctcctcctcatcatcatCGTGGTCGTCCCAGATTTTCTCGCTCTCATCTCTTCCCCAGGTCAGTCTGTATACGCAGTAGCAGGCGCCAGCGCCGATCACTACACCAGCGGCCAAGCAGCCAGCTTCCCGAGTTCGGCCCATGCTGCCACGAGTGTCTGGAGGGTTTGCTCTGGCCAGAAGAGTGCTCCCAAGTCAGGGGtcagggggagggggctgtggagTCTTCAGCTACAGCCAGCAGGCTCTGCTGCAGCTACAGATACTGGGGGAcctaagaatgaaagaaagatttGAGGCTTCAGTCTCCTTCTTCTGTGCCTTTGCATGCAGACAGACTGAACTACAGACCTACAAAGAGACAAAACAAATGGGGACATGGCAGGGACTCAAGGGTAGATCACTGATCCCTTTTTTAAATCAGGAaggtaattttgaaaattttccccACCTCCAGATTCTCCAACCTCATGTTCAACCACCCCACCCCAGTATGTTAAATTTAAGATAGCTAATCAGTTCCCTACCTCCCCTGTCCCTCCAGATGTCCTGGGGGCAGTGGCAGCCCCACATACACCCTCAGGGGTCCAGGCAGtttcttccttctatttcttgCCTGGAAGTACACTGAGTCCTGCAAACCTGCATACAAAGCGGTGGGGGGAGTGGTGCTGAGAGCTCCTGGGACAGACAGATGAACCTCATCCGGGACAAGACACACGTTCCTCTGCGGAATCACTGGCCCTAGTCCCGCGGAGCCCAATATTTCCCACGTTCGGTTCCCCCGCTCTCCTCACTGAGCTGCGGCTTTTAAGTTCATTAtgagccgcccccgccccccccgttCCTTCGATCTCCTCCAATcctccacccagcccccagccccgaaAGTCACTGCCTTCGAAGGTAAGTGCCACAACTCCTTCCCTGTAACAAAATGGATGGTGGTGGAGGGAGAGTGTCTAGAAGCCAGACAGGCGtaaaatgcacagaagtctcGAACTCCGCCCTTGCCTCCGCCACCCCCACCAACCCAGAGGTACCAGGATACTCCTACCCCCACCCATTATATCCACGGCTCGGGAGcaatttccttcctccctcatctCGGTTTCCGCCTCCACCTAACCTAAGGACTGACAACTCTGGTACCAAAGAGTAATTTGGAGAAaggtcctccccacccccaccccaggactcTCGTGACACCTTCGTCCTCCCAGCCACTTCTTTCCGTGCAGAGCACTTTCTTTTGCAAGCTCCGAAATGgtccagagaggagaggaggaggggtatGTGGGGGAGGTCCACAGGCCCACTGGAGTTTGCAGTCTTCACCATTCTCCAGCCCAGGGATCCCTAAATAGTGCCACCACTCTCACTCTGACATACTTGTTTCTGGacaattttcctcttcttcctgctccTAGAGTTGGATTGGCCTTCAGCCGCAAGATCCAAAGACACAGACAGGCGACAGGGCAGAGACAGACTGCTAGGCAGACAGAACAGCACTTCAGACAGTCCCAATACCAGCCTTTCCGAATCCAAGGTCCTGGTTGTCAAACGGATTTCACCTTTTGGTCTCTCACCCTATCCCCACTTCTCAGGACTCCGCTAACAGCAGCCCTCTTCCAGCAAGGGCGtccatccaccccctccccccgcccccagtcccagccccagccccagcccctgccccagcggTCGGCCATTTTCCCAGGAAAAACCACACCCCTTTCGAACAACTGGAAAGAGGGGAGGCGGGGCGAGGGAGTGAGAAAAACCGGAGGagcaaaagaaaacccaaagatcTCTTTGATTCCCCTGCACGACGCAGTCATAGCCCCAACGACAACTATGTTTCCTGTACATGCTGTCATCTCCTATTTCCTATATAAAAGAGCAGGGAGGTGACTGCGGAGTCAGTAATGCGCCCGAGTTAGGAGGAGGACCCCAGCCATCCCCGCCCTTCTGGGGACCGCGGGGCAATCCCACCTTTACACTGACTTGCAGAGGTTCGGGGCAGATTCTTTATTCCTTTGCTCCGAGTGGTACAGCGCCCTACTGAAAGACACGGGGAATGACAAGACAGACGCCTAGCCCCAAGATACTGGCTTGCTAGATGGACCAGCACACAGGACAAGAACCTTAACATCGGGCCTTCCCGATTCAAGGCCCTGGATGCCAAAGGTTTCAGGTTTCCCCCCTCCTGGTCTGGGGTCTCCCCTGTAATCTGGCCCCCAGGGTCCACCATTCTTGTTCTTGAAAGGGCCGGGGATAgtgcaagggtgtggagaaagcgAGCCTCGTCCTTCTTTAGTCTCCACCCTCCTCTACCCGCACCGCAGGAATCCCCCGGGCAAGCGCCCATCCACACATAGACTGGCTGGGATCAGGGAAgttacctcctcctcctcctctcctggccACAGGCCCGCCAGCCCTCGAGGTAATAGGGAGATGGCAACCGGACCAAACGAAAGACCTGGATTAGAAGGACGTCTGCACACGTCGGCTCCTGCTCACGTGAGAGCCACGTCACTCGTGAGCTCAGAACCCCAATtaccactcccaccagcagtgcggCAGGAGCCGGCCCACCCGTTTCCTTTCCCTTCACAGCAGGTCCTGCCACTCATTTTCCTCTGCCAATCCCAGAAACCAGAAGTAGCTTATCTTGTGGTTGGCATTTGCCTTTCTTTGGTTAGCAGAGAG includes these proteins:
- the ARMCX1 gene encoding armadillo repeat-containing X-linked protein 1 gives rise to the protein MGRTREAGCLAAGVVIGAGACYCVYRLTWGRDESEKIWDDHDDDEEEESSDIAETGKGAKANAGAGAGARLQGDSKAKAEVSVELRSGSNVKAEAHLKAQSGGGLEAKAKALFSTLKEQASAKAGKGARLGTISGTRTLTPGLPCPGVRGGGCHPVRNGARTGGRTSGKSKGRTRGKSARTPATSWPVRRGKFNFPYKIDDILGATDLQKVLNILERTSDPFIQEVALVTLGNNAAYSFNQNAIRELGGLPIIAKLIKTKDPIIREKAYNALNNLSVNAENQGKIKTYISQVCDDTMICRLDSAVQMAGLRLLTNMTVTNHYQHLLSYSFPDFFALLFLGNYFTKIQIMKLIINFTENPAMTRELVSCKVPSELISLFNKEWDREILLNILTLFENINDNIKNEGLASSRKEFSRSSLFFLFKESGVCVKKIKALANHSDLVVKVKVLKVLTKL